The Toxorhynchites rutilus septentrionalis strain SRP chromosome 3, ASM2978413v1, whole genome shotgun sequence genome includes a region encoding these proteins:
- the LOC129780577 gene encoding dystrobrevin beta isoform X2 yields the protein MEMEPRVAILQDLKIQSFDTIRFASYRTACKLRYVQKSTNLHLVDIWNVIEAFRENGLNTLEHQNEVSVSRLETLVSSLYHNLNKRLPPTQQVPVDSKASLLLNWLLAAYTGDNSGKIRVFSIKVALAIMCAGKMVDKLRYIFSQISDGAGQLIHWKLGDFLREVLALPAAVFESPTFHYKEGLESELFPVENKITVNDFMAALMSEPGPSCLVWLSLLHRLATVETVVHPTICSVCLRENFTGFRYRCQRCHAYQLCQDCFWQGRVSLNHQNDHEVKEYSSYKSPSKQIGHSLRKSFRCVPEKSNQVLPRFPEQPEKTLNLSHIVPPSPLPSHNGFNDGGMIPGMYDRSSTLDSRGTGLSLDSNGTSLPRGGAASNDEEHRLIARYAARLAQESRTPGGSAPDPVQIGLDSSRAQRELIMQLESKNKEIMREIQKLRRQQEAEQVAPESPALMNELRALRQRKGELEGHLGALQDSRRQLMGQLEGLMRMLKNHQTQSPRSTPNSSPRSGKSPPLPQGPQMPNQSRVPMPQNMPPHMQQNMMQQQQQIMLNNHHQEPPGMMGHPHPLDMRGYAPNGNNNGASGLARTPAGVRERNDLHYAVDSVSSAMSSLVRELNSDFDEMQMQMTSHEWSEKVGTSRDVTHSSSALTNKSRIQFKDNAQWQEQFAQWSLNSQNQ from the exons ATGGAAATGGAGCCGCGGGTGGCGATTCTACAGGACCTCAAAATTCAATCATTCGACACAATCCGCTTTGCCTCGTACCGAACCGCGTGCAAACTTCGATATGTACAAAAGTCAACAAACT TGCACCTCGTCGACATCTGGAACGTGATCGAGGCGTTCCGCGAGAATGGCCTCAACACGCTGGAGCACCAGAACGAGGTCAGCGTGAGCCGGCTGGAGACGCTGGTTTCGTCTCTGTACCACAACCTGAACAAACGTCTTCCCCCAACGCAACAAGTTCCTGTCGACTCCAAGGCTAGTCTACTGCTGAATTGGCTGCTGGCGGCCTATACCGGCGACAACTCCGGCAAGATCCGGGTGTTCTCGATCAAAGTTGCACTGGCCATCATGTGTGCCGGCAAGATGGTGGACAAGCTGAGAT ATATTTTCTCTCAAATTTCGGACGGTGCTGGTCAACTAATCCACTGGAAGCTTGGAGACTTTCTGCGAGAGGTGCTAGCTCTGCCGGCTGCAGTTTTCGAATCTCCCACATTTCACTACAAGGAGGGACTCGAGAGTGAGTTGTTCCCTGTGGAAAACAAAATCACCGTGAACGATTTCATGGCTGCCCTTATGTCTGAACCCGGTCCGTCATGTTTGGTCTGGCTTTCGCTGCTACATCGATTGGCTACCGTGGAAACGGTAGTTCACCCAACCATTTGTTCCGTCTGCTTGAGGGAGAACTTCACCGGCTTCCGGTATCGATGCCAGCGATGTCATGCCTACCAGCTCTGCCAGGATTGCTTCTGGCAGGGTCGGGTCTCTCTAAACCACCAAAACGACCACGAAGTGAAGGAGTATTCTAGCTACAAGAGTCCGAGCAAACAGATTGGCCATTCGCTGCGGAAGAGCTTCCGATGTGTGCCGGAGAAATCAAACCAGGTGCTGCCGCGGTTTCCCGAGCAACCGGAGAAAACGCTAAACTTGTCGCATATAGTGCCACCTTCGCCACTGCCGTCCCACAATGGATTCAACGATGGAGGAATGATTCCCGGCATGTACGACCGAAGCAGTACACTGGACTCGAG GGGGACCGGATTGTCGTTGGATAGTAATGGCACATCCTTGCCCCGGGGTGGAGCCGCTTCAAATGACGAAGAACACAGGCTTATCGCAAGGTATGCCGCGAGACTTGCTCAAGAAAGCCGGACG CCCGGTGGTTCTGCCCCCGATCCGGTACAAATCGGGTTGGATAGCTCCCGAGCGCAGCGGGAGCTTATAATGCAGCTTGAGTCCAAAAACAAAGAAATTATGCGTGAGATTCAGAAACTTCGACGGCAGCAGGAAGCCGAACAGGTGGCACCCGAGAGTCCTGCTCTAATGAATGAACTGCGAGCGCTGCGGCAGCGAAAGGGTGAACTCGAAGGTCACCTGGGAGCACTGCAGGACTCACGCCGACAGTTGATGGGGCAGCTGGAGGGATTAATGCGAATGCTGAAGAACCATCAGACACAGAGCCCTCGCTCCACACCTAATTCTAGTCCGCGGTCGGGCAAGAGTCCACCGCTACCACAAG GTCCCCAAATGCCGAATCAATCGCGGGTACCAATGCCACAAAACATGCCACCTCACATGCAGCAGAACATgatgcaacagcagcagcaaattATGCTAAACAATCACCATCAGGAGCCTCCGGGAATGATGGGACATCCTCATCCACTCGATATGCGAGGTTACGCCCCCAACGGAAACAACA ATGGGGCCAGCGGTCTTGCCAGAACGCCGGCTGGGGTTCGCGAGAGGAACGATTTGCACTATGCCGTCGATTCCGTCTCCTCGGCGATGTCTTCGCTAGTGCGTGAACTGAACTCAG
- the LOC129780577 gene encoding dystrobrevin beta isoform X5: MEMEPRVAILQDLKIQSFDTIRFASYRTACKLRYVQKSTNLHLVDIWNVIEAFRENGLNTLEHQNEVSVSRLETLVSSLYHNLNKRLPPTQQVPVDSKASLLLNWLLAAYTGDNSGKIRVFSIKVALAIMCAGKMVDKLRYIFSQISDGAGQLIHWKLGDFLREVLALPAAVFESPTFHYKEGLESELFPVENKITVNDFMAALMSEPGPSCLVWLSLLHRLATVETVVHPTICSVCLRENFTGFRYRCQRCHAYQLCQDCFWQGRVSLNHQNDHEVKEYSSYKSPSKQIGHSLRKSFRCVPEKSNQVLPRFPEQPEKTLNLSHIVPPSPLPSHNGFNDGGMIPGMYDRSSTLDSRGTGLSLDSNGTSLPRGGAASNDEEHRLIARYAARLAQESRTPGGSAPDPVQIGLDSSRAQRELIMQLESKNKEIMREIQKLRRQQEAEQVAPESPALMNELRALRQRKGELEGHLGALQDSRRQLMGQLEGLMRMLKNHQTQSPRSTPNSSPRSGKSPPLPQGPQMPNQSRVPMPQNMPPHMQQNMMQQQQQIMLNNHHQEPPGMMGHPHPLDMRGYAPNGNNNGASGLARTPAGVRERNDLHYAVDSVSSAMSSLVRELNSDFDEMQMQMTSHEWSEKDNAQWQEQFAQWSLNSQNQ, from the exons ATGGAAATGGAGCCGCGGGTGGCGATTCTACAGGACCTCAAAATTCAATCATTCGACACAATCCGCTTTGCCTCGTACCGAACCGCGTGCAAACTTCGATATGTACAAAAGTCAACAAACT TGCACCTCGTCGACATCTGGAACGTGATCGAGGCGTTCCGCGAGAATGGCCTCAACACGCTGGAGCACCAGAACGAGGTCAGCGTGAGCCGGCTGGAGACGCTGGTTTCGTCTCTGTACCACAACCTGAACAAACGTCTTCCCCCAACGCAACAAGTTCCTGTCGACTCCAAGGCTAGTCTACTGCTGAATTGGCTGCTGGCGGCCTATACCGGCGACAACTCCGGCAAGATCCGGGTGTTCTCGATCAAAGTTGCACTGGCCATCATGTGTGCCGGCAAGATGGTGGACAAGCTGAGAT ATATTTTCTCTCAAATTTCGGACGGTGCTGGTCAACTAATCCACTGGAAGCTTGGAGACTTTCTGCGAGAGGTGCTAGCTCTGCCGGCTGCAGTTTTCGAATCTCCCACATTTCACTACAAGGAGGGACTCGAGAGTGAGTTGTTCCCTGTGGAAAACAAAATCACCGTGAACGATTTCATGGCTGCCCTTATGTCTGAACCCGGTCCGTCATGTTTGGTCTGGCTTTCGCTGCTACATCGATTGGCTACCGTGGAAACGGTAGTTCACCCAACCATTTGTTCCGTCTGCTTGAGGGAGAACTTCACCGGCTTCCGGTATCGATGCCAGCGATGTCATGCCTACCAGCTCTGCCAGGATTGCTTCTGGCAGGGTCGGGTCTCTCTAAACCACCAAAACGACCACGAAGTGAAGGAGTATTCTAGCTACAAGAGTCCGAGCAAACAGATTGGCCATTCGCTGCGGAAGAGCTTCCGATGTGTGCCGGAGAAATCAAACCAGGTGCTGCCGCGGTTTCCCGAGCAACCGGAGAAAACGCTAAACTTGTCGCATATAGTGCCACCTTCGCCACTGCCGTCCCACAATGGATTCAACGATGGAGGAATGATTCCCGGCATGTACGACCGAAGCAGTACACTGGACTCGAG GGGGACCGGATTGTCGTTGGATAGTAATGGCACATCCTTGCCCCGGGGTGGAGCCGCTTCAAATGACGAAGAACACAGGCTTATCGCAAGGTATGCCGCGAGACTTGCTCAAGAAAGCCGGACG CCCGGTGGTTCTGCCCCCGATCCGGTACAAATCGGGTTGGATAGCTCCCGAGCGCAGCGGGAGCTTATAATGCAGCTTGAGTCCAAAAACAAAGAAATTATGCGTGAGATTCAGAAACTTCGACGGCAGCAGGAAGCCGAACAGGTGGCACCCGAGAGTCCTGCTCTAATGAATGAACTGCGAGCGCTGCGGCAGCGAAAGGGTGAACTCGAAGGTCACCTGGGAGCACTGCAGGACTCACGCCGACAGTTGATGGGGCAGCTGGAGGGATTAATGCGAATGCTGAAGAACCATCAGACACAGAGCCCTCGCTCCACACCTAATTCTAGTCCGCGGTCGGGCAAGAGTCCACCGCTACCACAAG GTCCCCAAATGCCGAATCAATCGCGGGTACCAATGCCACAAAACATGCCACCTCACATGCAGCAGAACATgatgcaacagcagcagcaaattATGCTAAACAATCACCATCAGGAGCCTCCGGGAATGATGGGACATCCTCATCCACTCGATATGCGAGGTTACGCCCCCAACGGAAACAACA ATGGGGCCAGCGGTCTTGCCAGAACGCCGGCTGGGGTTCGCGAGAGGAACGATTTGCACTATGCCGTCGATTCCGTCTCCTCGGCGATGTCTTCGCTAGTGCGTGAACTGAACTCAG
- the LOC129780577 gene encoding dystrobrevin beta isoform X4 gives MEMEPRVAILQDLKIQSFDTIRFASYRTACKLRYVQKSTNLHLVDIWNVIEAFRENGLNTLEHQNEVSVSRLETLVSSLYHNLNKRLPPTQQVPVDSKASLLLNWLLAAYTGDNSGKIRVFSIKVALAIMCAGKMVDKLRYIFSQISDGAGQLIHWKLGDFLREVLALPAAVFESPTFHYKEGLESELFPVENKITVNDFMAALMSEPGPSCLVWLSLLHRLATVETVVHPTICSVCLRENFTGFRYRCQRCHAYQLCQDCFWQGRVSLNHQNDHEVKEYSSYKSPSKQIGHSLRKSFRCVPEKSNQVLPRFPEQPEKTLNLSHIVPPSPLPSHNGFNDGGMIPGMYDRSSTLDSRGTGLSLDSNGTSLPRGGAASNDEEHRLIARYAARLAQESRTPGGSAPDPVQIGLDSSRAQRELIMQLESKNKEIMREIQKLRRQQEAEQVAPESPALMNELRALRQRKGELEGHLGALQDSRRQLMGQLEGLMRMLKNHQTQSPRSTPNSSPRSGKSPPLPQGPQMPNQSRVPMPQNMPPHMQQNMMQQQQQIMLNNHHQEPPGMMGHPHPLDMRGYAPNGNNRSDEEYDMHYHVRQSLDFDEMQMQMTSHEWSEKVGTSRDVTHSSSALTNKSRIQFKDNAQWQEQFAQWSLNSQNQ, from the exons ATGGAAATGGAGCCGCGGGTGGCGATTCTACAGGACCTCAAAATTCAATCATTCGACACAATCCGCTTTGCCTCGTACCGAACCGCGTGCAAACTTCGATATGTACAAAAGTCAACAAACT TGCACCTCGTCGACATCTGGAACGTGATCGAGGCGTTCCGCGAGAATGGCCTCAACACGCTGGAGCACCAGAACGAGGTCAGCGTGAGCCGGCTGGAGACGCTGGTTTCGTCTCTGTACCACAACCTGAACAAACGTCTTCCCCCAACGCAACAAGTTCCTGTCGACTCCAAGGCTAGTCTACTGCTGAATTGGCTGCTGGCGGCCTATACCGGCGACAACTCCGGCAAGATCCGGGTGTTCTCGATCAAAGTTGCACTGGCCATCATGTGTGCCGGCAAGATGGTGGACAAGCTGAGAT ATATTTTCTCTCAAATTTCGGACGGTGCTGGTCAACTAATCCACTGGAAGCTTGGAGACTTTCTGCGAGAGGTGCTAGCTCTGCCGGCTGCAGTTTTCGAATCTCCCACATTTCACTACAAGGAGGGACTCGAGAGTGAGTTGTTCCCTGTGGAAAACAAAATCACCGTGAACGATTTCATGGCTGCCCTTATGTCTGAACCCGGTCCGTCATGTTTGGTCTGGCTTTCGCTGCTACATCGATTGGCTACCGTGGAAACGGTAGTTCACCCAACCATTTGTTCCGTCTGCTTGAGGGAGAACTTCACCGGCTTCCGGTATCGATGCCAGCGATGTCATGCCTACCAGCTCTGCCAGGATTGCTTCTGGCAGGGTCGGGTCTCTCTAAACCACCAAAACGACCACGAAGTGAAGGAGTATTCTAGCTACAAGAGTCCGAGCAAACAGATTGGCCATTCGCTGCGGAAGAGCTTCCGATGTGTGCCGGAGAAATCAAACCAGGTGCTGCCGCGGTTTCCCGAGCAACCGGAGAAAACGCTAAACTTGTCGCATATAGTGCCACCTTCGCCACTGCCGTCCCACAATGGATTCAACGATGGAGGAATGATTCCCGGCATGTACGACCGAAGCAGTACACTGGACTCGAG GGGGACCGGATTGTCGTTGGATAGTAATGGCACATCCTTGCCCCGGGGTGGAGCCGCTTCAAATGACGAAGAACACAGGCTTATCGCAAGGTATGCCGCGAGACTTGCTCAAGAAAGCCGGACG CCCGGTGGTTCTGCCCCCGATCCGGTACAAATCGGGTTGGATAGCTCCCGAGCGCAGCGGGAGCTTATAATGCAGCTTGAGTCCAAAAACAAAGAAATTATGCGTGAGATTCAGAAACTTCGACGGCAGCAGGAAGCCGAACAGGTGGCACCCGAGAGTCCTGCTCTAATGAATGAACTGCGAGCGCTGCGGCAGCGAAAGGGTGAACTCGAAGGTCACCTGGGAGCACTGCAGGACTCACGCCGACAGTTGATGGGGCAGCTGGAGGGATTAATGCGAATGCTGAAGAACCATCAGACACAGAGCCCTCGCTCCACACCTAATTCTAGTCCGCGGTCGGGCAAGAGTCCACCGCTACCACAAG GTCCCCAAATGCCGAATCAATCGCGGGTACCAATGCCACAAAACATGCCACCTCACATGCAGCAGAACATgatgcaacagcagcagcaaattATGCTAAACAATCACCATCAGGAGCCTCCGGGAATGATGGGACATCCTCATCCACTCGATATGCGAGGTTACGCCCCCAACGGAAACAACA GATCCGACGAAGAGTATGACATGCACTATCATGTCAGACAATCTCTAG
- the LOC129780577 gene encoding dystrobrevin beta isoform X1, with translation MEMEPRVAILQDLKIQSFDTIRFASYRTACKLRYVQKSTNLHLVDIWNVIEAFRENGLNTLEHQNEVSVSRLETLVSSLYHNLNKRLPPTQQVPVDSKASLLLNWLLAAYTGDNSGKIRVFSIKVALAIMCAGKMVDKLRYIFSQISDGAGQLIHWKLGDFLREVLALPAAVFESPTFHYKEGLESELFPVENKITVNDFMAALMSEPGPSCLVWLSLLHRLATVETVVHPTICSVCLRENFTGFRYRCQRCHAYQLCQDCFWQGRVSLNHQNDHEVKEYSSYKSPSKQIGHSLRKSFRCVPEKSNQVLPRFPEQPEKTLNLSHIVPPSPLPSHNGFNDGGMIPGMYDRSSTLDSRGTGLSLDSNGTSLPRGGAASNDEEHRLIARYAARLAQESRTPGGSAPDPVQIGLDSSRAQRELIMQLESKNKEIMREIQKLRRQQEAEQVAPESPALMNELRALRQRKGELEGHLGALQDSRRQLMGQLEGLMRMLKNHQTQSPRSTPNSSPRSGKSPPLPQGPQMPNQSRVPMPQNMPPHMQQNMMQQQQQIMLNNHHQEPPGMMGHPHPLDMRGYAPNGNNNGASGLARTPAGVRERNDLHYAVDSVSSAMSSLVRELNSGSDEEYDMHYHVRQSLDFDEMQMQMTSHEWSEKVGTSRDVTHSSSALTNKSRIQFKDNAQWQEQFAQWSLNSQNQ, from the exons ATGGAAATGGAGCCGCGGGTGGCGATTCTACAGGACCTCAAAATTCAATCATTCGACACAATCCGCTTTGCCTCGTACCGAACCGCGTGCAAACTTCGATATGTACAAAAGTCAACAAACT TGCACCTCGTCGACATCTGGAACGTGATCGAGGCGTTCCGCGAGAATGGCCTCAACACGCTGGAGCACCAGAACGAGGTCAGCGTGAGCCGGCTGGAGACGCTGGTTTCGTCTCTGTACCACAACCTGAACAAACGTCTTCCCCCAACGCAACAAGTTCCTGTCGACTCCAAGGCTAGTCTACTGCTGAATTGGCTGCTGGCGGCCTATACCGGCGACAACTCCGGCAAGATCCGGGTGTTCTCGATCAAAGTTGCACTGGCCATCATGTGTGCCGGCAAGATGGTGGACAAGCTGAGAT ATATTTTCTCTCAAATTTCGGACGGTGCTGGTCAACTAATCCACTGGAAGCTTGGAGACTTTCTGCGAGAGGTGCTAGCTCTGCCGGCTGCAGTTTTCGAATCTCCCACATTTCACTACAAGGAGGGACTCGAGAGTGAGTTGTTCCCTGTGGAAAACAAAATCACCGTGAACGATTTCATGGCTGCCCTTATGTCTGAACCCGGTCCGTCATGTTTGGTCTGGCTTTCGCTGCTACATCGATTGGCTACCGTGGAAACGGTAGTTCACCCAACCATTTGTTCCGTCTGCTTGAGGGAGAACTTCACCGGCTTCCGGTATCGATGCCAGCGATGTCATGCCTACCAGCTCTGCCAGGATTGCTTCTGGCAGGGTCGGGTCTCTCTAAACCACCAAAACGACCACGAAGTGAAGGAGTATTCTAGCTACAAGAGTCCGAGCAAACAGATTGGCCATTCGCTGCGGAAGAGCTTCCGATGTGTGCCGGAGAAATCAAACCAGGTGCTGCCGCGGTTTCCCGAGCAACCGGAGAAAACGCTAAACTTGTCGCATATAGTGCCACCTTCGCCACTGCCGTCCCACAATGGATTCAACGATGGAGGAATGATTCCCGGCATGTACGACCGAAGCAGTACACTGGACTCGAG GGGGACCGGATTGTCGTTGGATAGTAATGGCACATCCTTGCCCCGGGGTGGAGCCGCTTCAAATGACGAAGAACACAGGCTTATCGCAAGGTATGCCGCGAGACTTGCTCAAGAAAGCCGGACG CCCGGTGGTTCTGCCCCCGATCCGGTACAAATCGGGTTGGATAGCTCCCGAGCGCAGCGGGAGCTTATAATGCAGCTTGAGTCCAAAAACAAAGAAATTATGCGTGAGATTCAGAAACTTCGACGGCAGCAGGAAGCCGAACAGGTGGCACCCGAGAGTCCTGCTCTAATGAATGAACTGCGAGCGCTGCGGCAGCGAAAGGGTGAACTCGAAGGTCACCTGGGAGCACTGCAGGACTCACGCCGACAGTTGATGGGGCAGCTGGAGGGATTAATGCGAATGCTGAAGAACCATCAGACACAGAGCCCTCGCTCCACACCTAATTCTAGTCCGCGGTCGGGCAAGAGTCCACCGCTACCACAAG GTCCCCAAATGCCGAATCAATCGCGGGTACCAATGCCACAAAACATGCCACCTCACATGCAGCAGAACATgatgcaacagcagcagcaaattATGCTAAACAATCACCATCAGGAGCCTCCGGGAATGATGGGACATCCTCATCCACTCGATATGCGAGGTTACGCCCCCAACGGAAACAACA ATGGGGCCAGCGGTCTTGCCAGAACGCCGGCTGGGGTTCGCGAGAGGAACGATTTGCACTATGCCGTCGATTCCGTCTCCTCGGCGATGTCTTCGCTAGTGCGTGAACTGAACTCAG GATCCGACGAAGAGTATGACATGCACTATCATGTCAGACAATCTCTAG